In one window of Protaetiibacter larvae DNA:
- a CDS encoding DUF3048 domain-containing protein, with the protein MQLRGRRGPAVAALATAALALGGCTTAAPMPTPAPSPSPSYVSDYETPAPVVYAPLTGLPADPAALAHASLAAKIDNHEEARPQVGLEATDLLFEELVEGGLTRYVAVWHSNVPAEIGPIRSIRPMDPDIISPFGGIVAYSGGQQRFVALMQQTNVYNAIHGQSSTEAVMYRTKTKDAPHNVLVKAPELIGMHADIAPPPQQYAYADTASGSTAAREGQAVAGINLVFGAPSHPSWTFDAASGRWLRFQSGAADLDSQGAQLSAVNVVVVRVPVSNDKGVPKTELIGGGEAIVLSGGKAVHATWSKGDRVAPIRLVDDTGAVIRLAPGNSWFELVPVSGSAELVPAA; encoded by the coding sequence ATGCAGCTGAGGGGGCGTCGCGGTCCGGCGGTCGCGGCGCTGGCCACGGCCGCGCTCGCGCTCGGCGGCTGCACGACGGCAGCCCCCATGCCGACCCCCGCGCCGAGCCCGTCGCCGAGCTACGTCTCCGACTACGAGACGCCCGCGCCGGTCGTCTACGCGCCGCTCACCGGCCTCCCCGCCGACCCCGCGGCCCTCGCCCACGCCTCGCTCGCCGCCAAGATCGACAACCACGAAGAGGCGCGACCCCAGGTCGGCCTCGAGGCGACCGACCTGCTGTTCGAGGAGCTCGTCGAGGGTGGACTCACCCGCTACGTCGCGGTCTGGCACTCGAACGTGCCCGCCGAGATCGGGCCGATCCGGTCGATCCGGCCGATGGATCCGGACATCATCTCGCCGTTCGGCGGGATCGTGGCCTACTCGGGCGGGCAGCAGCGATTCGTGGCGCTCATGCAGCAGACCAACGTCTACAACGCGATCCACGGGCAGTCCTCGACCGAGGCGGTCATGTACCGCACCAAGACCAAGGACGCCCCGCACAACGTGCTCGTCAAGGCGCCCGAGCTCATCGGGATGCACGCCGACATCGCGCCGCCGCCGCAGCAGTACGCCTATGCCGACACCGCATCGGGGTCGACGGCGGCCCGCGAAGGGCAGGCGGTCGCCGGCATCAACCTCGTGTTCGGCGCGCCCTCGCATCCCTCCTGGACCTTCGACGCGGCGAGCGGTCGCTGGCTGCGGTTCCAGAGCGGCGCCGCCGACCTCGACTCGCAGGGCGCGCAGCTCTCCGCGGTGAACGTCGTGGTCGTGCGCGTGCCGGTGTCGAACGACAAGGGCGTGCCGAAGACCGAGCTGATCGGCGGCGGTGAGGCGATCGTGCTCTCGGGAGGCAAGGCCGTGCACGCCACCTGGTCGAAGGGCGACCGCGTGGCCCCCATCCGGCTCGTCGACGACACCGGGGCGGTCATCCGGCTGGCGCCCGGCAACAGCTGGTTCGAGCTCGTGCCGGTCTCCGGTTCGGCCGAGCTCGTGCCCGCGGCCTGA